The Colius striatus isolate bColStr4 chromosome 8, bColStr4.1.hap1, whole genome shotgun sequence genome includes the window GTGTGCTACGGAGGAACCCACGGCACCGGGTGCAAACTCACATTAGCAAATTCAAGGGCAGGACTTGTTAGAAAAGGCATTTAAAACAGTGTAAACTCATGCAAAAAGCTTCTACTCACCCTTCTCTGTGAGCTTCTCCTTTCTCTAGCTCCTGTATAACACCCAACAACACTTTTATGGTTTCCTGACTAGAGCTAATCAAATTTTCCATCATCTGAAGCTGCGCTTTCAAGTCCACAACTTCCGTATGAGGCACGATTTGTTGGCATTCCTCGCTCACGGCGACGGCCGTCTGGCAAGGCTGGTTCTCCTCCATGGGCGAAACGTTCATCTGAAGGGGCTGTTCGTTACATTCGGGGGCTTGGCACTGCGCCCGCGACGAGCAGGCTCGGGCATCTCCCGCCTGGGGCTGAACACCGTTCAGGTGCACGGTCCTCTTTTTGTCCTCCTCGGCCGTGGGGCACGGCGACCAGTCTGTCTCGGCCACGAGGTTTGGCAGGTCGGGCTGCGAGGCGTTCGAACCGGCCGCCGGCAAATAAACGGTGGCCACCTCAGTCTTGAAGAGCCTGGCGTGGAGGGGCTGGGCGGCCTCCTCGCTgcccggccgccccgccgcctctctccctcggctgggcggccgggccgcgccgggctCCTCTGCGGCGAGGTCGGCCGAgttggggagaggagggggaggcagCTCTTTGGGAGAGCTGTGcaaactgctgcttttccaggCCTCGTCCCCGTCGTCATGAGATGCCACGTTGGCGCGCTCGTTGATGTGGGAGATGAACTCGGCCGTCTGCAGGCTGCCGGCCTTCCTGCTCCACCCAGCGGcctcccctgagctgctgccgTCTTTGTCCTTTACGTCTATTAGAAACCCGTTGTTTTGACCCTTAAAGGTGTCGACGGTCGAGGCGCTTTTAAGGATAATCCCTTTTTTCCGGTCCAGGGGAAAGGTCTGGTAACACTTTTTAAGATCGGGTGAAGTCTGGACTCCTGTGCTCTTGGTGACGTTGGGTATCGACCTCCGGGCAGGCACTGTCATGTACTTGCGATACGCCGCTTTGTAGGAGAGGGGCTTGGCTTCTCTCTTGTCGGGGTCCTGGCTGGTGGACAGCTGCTTGTCCCTCTGCTCGTTCTGGGCCTCGCAGATATCTTTAAATCTCACCTGGAGGGCTTTGTTCCGTTTCTTAATCTGCCGGTTGGGATCCAGTGCGTATTTCATCTCCAACGCGAGTGATGCCGCTGGCTCGACTTCGCTTTCTGAGGCGGTGAGTAGGCATTTGCTGGGCTCCTTACTCACCATGATGCCTGCATTCAAAAACAGTTCGAAAAGCCTCACGTTACAACAGAAACGCCACTTTTCCCCCCCAGGCTTGCGACACTTGAgtttatttctgtgctttgaCCGAAACGGCTGCCACACGCAACCTTTTTGCTCAGTTCCCTTCAGTCACAGCCCTTCTTTGGTGTTGTGCTGGAAAACTGggctttttctctccatttatAAACACCTGCTCCTCAGATTGAAGCGGGGCCCAGCCTGGTTTTCCTGGCAGCAGGTTTGTCcagcttttcctcttgtcaGAGGACAGGCACCGTGGCTGTCGTGCCGGGAATGTTAGCTGGGCGCTCGGGCTTCACTGCAAGGGAATATGGGCTCTCAGGAAGCAAGTCACCTGAATTGACTTGATAATACATTTACAGTTAATATTTATCAACTGATAATTTCCTTGATAACAAAAAGTACAGGCAAGATGAAGAACAAGTGTC containing:
- the INSYN2A gene encoding inhibitory synaptic factor 2A; protein product: MVSKEPSKCLLTASESEVEPAASLALEMKYALDPNRQIKKRNKALQVRFKDICEAQNEQRDKQLSTSQDPDKREAKPLSYKAAYRKYMTVPARRSIPNVTKSTGVQTSPDLKKCYQTFPLDRKKGIILKSASTVDTFKGQNNGFLIDVKDKDGSSSGEAAGWSRKAGSLQTAEFISHINERANVASHDDGDEAWKSSSLHSSPKELPPPPLPNSADLAAEEPGAARPPSRGREAAGRPGSEEAAQPLHARLFKTEVATVYLPAAGSNASQPDLPNLVAETDWSPCPTAEEDKKRTVHLNGVQPQAGDARACSSRAQCQAPECNEQPLQMNVSPMEENQPCQTAVAVSEECQQIVPHTEVVDLKAQLQMMENLISSSQETIKVLLGVIQELEKGEAHREGLSYRTGQDTANCDTCRNSACIIYSVELDFKQQEDKLQPVLRKLHPIEETQVAPLPYSQESYSSTPKQKSKTESKKHGRWKLWFL